The following DNA comes from Anopheles coustani chromosome 2, idAnoCousDA_361_x.2, whole genome shotgun sequence.
ATTAAATTAACCTATTGCTTTCTTTTTAGCTTTATTAAGAGTTTTCGTGAGTCGAAGGATATTTTTGTTAGTATTCTTCGTGATATTGAGCCAAGATTTGCTCCAGTCAAAGGACGCGGGTTGACTGTCAAAGAAAAACTTGCCGCTGCTTTGCGATTCTTAGCAGAAGGCAGTTATCAGCATGGAGTTGGACAAGACTACGTGGTAGCTATTGCCCAACCAACCTTCTCTGCTAGTTTTCAAGCAATTTTGGATGCTATGGAAGCCACACTATGCCCCAAGTGGATTTCGCTTGAGATGAGCAGTAACGAGAAACAAGAAGCAAGGCGTTACTTTTTTAGAAAAAGCGAAATACCCGGCATTGTGATGTGCGTAGATGGTACACACGTACCAATTATCgctccaaaaataaataaggatCAATTTTACAACCGAAAGGGATTTTCCAGCTTGAACGTAATGATGGTAGGCTTATATATACGTTTTTACAATAGTAGAGCTCTTATTTAGAAGTTTAATCCCATTTCTTTTAAAGCTTTGTGATCATCAAATGAACATCCGATACGTGAATGCCCGATATGGGGGAGCCAATCATGATGCTCATGTTTGGACTGTTAGCAACGTAGATAGTTattttgaagcaaaacatCGGAATGGAGAAACCGCATTCAGAGTACTTGGTGGGTTTAAGCGATAAAGTTGTATATCAACTAAAATGTCTAATTAAATTACGATATAAATTCTTTCAGGAGATTCGGCATATCCTTCAAAACCATGGCTTGTTACGCCGAAAAGAAACGCAGCTCATGATACTCCTGAAGCAAGATACAACTCTAAACATGTACAAGGAAGGGAAATTGTTGAGAGGACGTTTGGATTACTAAAATCCCGGTTTCGATGTCTTTCAGATGCAAGACAATTGCACTACGCACCACAAAAAGCAGCTCAGATTGTCAATTTGTGTAGCGCATTACACAACGTCCCAGCGGGCATTG
Coding sequences within:
- the LOC131264492 gene encoding putative nuclease HARBI1 is translated as MILASFVNSSSDDSDEEQGTIINLASHRRMIRTATDALELPDRAFIKSFRESKDIFVSILRDIEPRFAPVKGRGLTVKEKLAAALRFLAEGSYQHGVGQDYVVAIAQPTFSASFQAILDAMEATLCPKWISLEMSSNEKQEARRYFFRKSEIPGIVMCVDGTHVPIIAPKINKDQFYNRKGFSSLNVMMLCDHQMNIRYVNARYGGANHDAHVWTVSNVDSYFEAKHRNGETAFRVLGDSAYPSKPWLVTPKRNAAHDTPEARYNSKHVQGREIVERTFGLLKSRFRCLSDARQLHYAPQKAAQIVNLCSALHNLKISQNV